From a single Solenopsis invicta isolate M01_SB chromosome 4, UNIL_Sinv_3.0, whole genome shotgun sequence genomic region:
- the LOC113005528 gene encoding uncharacterized protein LOC113005528 translates to RSDGRINRHNEHHYAEENPHCRKETHVQGHYSINVWMGILDNAVIGPHFFEEGVNVTAEVYAEFLAETLPNLLNNTPQDQLNIPQNQIILQQDGHPAHTSLLARGVLNEIYPDRWIGIHSNLHEWPPRSPDLTPMDFFAWGFIRDQVYETLPRTREELMEKIRAASRNITPAMLSNVRQSIMRRVALCLEETGGYFEHML, encoded by the coding sequence CGAAGTGATGGCCGTATCAATCGCCATAACGAGCATCATTACGCTGAGGAAAATCCCCATTGTCGAAAAGAAACACACGTGCAAGGCCATTACAGTATTAATGTTTGGATGGGGATTTTGGACAATGCTGTCATCGGACCGCATTTTTTTGAAGAAGGTGTTAATGTTACGGCGGAAGTTTATGCAGAATTTCTGGCAGAAACTCTgccaaatttattaaacaatactcCGCAAGACCAATTAAATATTCCGCAGAATCAAATAATCTTGCAACAAGACGGTCATCCGGCCCACACATCGCTTTTAGCAAGAGGAGTGCTAAATGAAATATATCCAGATAGATGGATTGGAATCCACAGCAATCTTCACGAGTGGCCACCGCGATCACCTGATCTCACACCTATGGATTTTTTTGCATGGGGATTCATACGAGATCAGGTGTATGAAACGCTACCACGCACTCGTGAAGAGTTGATGGAGAAAATTAGAGCGGCCAGTCGGAATATAACGCCCGCAATGTTAAGCAACGTGCGGCAAAGTATTATGCGAAGAGTTGCATTATGTTTAGAAGAAACTGGCGGTTACTTCGAAcatatgttgtaa